One Qiania dongpingensis genomic window carries:
- a CDS encoding RNA polymerase sigma factor, which yields MERSEELRLIKMAKKGNVDAFGRLYEEVYKDLYRFALFMLKEPHDAEDVVGDTVAAAFEGIRGLRHDEAFRGWIFRILANKSKRVLKHYAERPVFREFDAVAEAEEMQGGHDAGSSGAGQEDILDLRDAFQQLTEEDRLIVGLSFFGGYNSQEIAEMLRKKPGTVRSRQSRALARMRTHLSGSYGI from the coding sequence ATGGAACGATCGGAAGAGCTGCGCCTTATAAAAATGGCGAAAAAAGGAAATGTGGATGCCTTCGGGCGGCTGTATGAGGAAGTTTACAAGGATTTGTATCGGTTTGCACTGTTTATGCTGAAAGAGCCTCACGATGCGGAGGACGTAGTCGGGGATACGGTGGCGGCGGCCTTTGAGGGAATTCGGGGGCTTCGCCATGACGAAGCCTTTCGGGGCTGGATATTCCGTATTCTGGCCAATAAATCCAAAAGAGTGCTAAAGCACTATGCGGAACGGCCGGTATTCAGGGAATTTGATGCGGTGGCAGAAGCAGAGGAGATGCAAGGGGGACATGATGCCGGATCATCCGGCGCGGGCCAGGAAGATATACTTGATCTGCGGGATGCGTTTCAGCAGCTTACCGAGGAAGACAGGCTGATCGTGGGACTGTCTTTTTTCGGAGGCTATAACAGCCAGGAGATCGCGGAGATGCTGAGGAAAAAGCCGGGTACTGTGAGATCCAGACAGAGCCGGGCTCTGGCCCGGATGAGGACACATCTGTCCGGTTCCTACGGAATATAA
- a CDS encoding helix-turn-helix domain-containing protein yields MPIQNIIKERRKALGLTQEQVAEYLGVSTPAVNKWENGATNPDFALLPPLARLLQTDLNTLLCFHEEVTDQEIANFSNEVMKIIKQEGFDQGLSKVRKIIEEYPNSTKLIHNMVLLLEGAMIMTGMIPEEKEKYDEPINALYERAAQSNDERISSGARFMLASKYIAKENFEKAQEMLDLLPEPNVLDKRQLQASLLEKEGKTEEAEKIHERLLYWKVNEIWNLLLTLSELEQKAGSHLNAARFADICSQCAELFEFPDYHKIIPLFLTAASEKEEKKSISLIKSLLDSAEKTWKFSDTYLYRHLSGKEQAPDYNSLILTPLLKLLETDSRCEFLGKNEEYRALLSRYQSKISAAKRTRSPKS; encoded by the coding sequence ATGCCGATACAGAACATCATAAAAGAAAGACGGAAAGCCCTCGGGCTTACCCAGGAACAGGTTGCAGAATATCTGGGAGTCTCAACTCCGGCTGTCAATAAATGGGAAAACGGCGCCACCAATCCGGATTTCGCCCTGCTCCCCCCTCTGGCGCGCCTGCTTCAGACGGATTTAAATACCCTGCTGTGTTTCCATGAGGAGGTGACCGACCAGGAAATCGCAAATTTCAGCAATGAAGTGATGAAGATCATCAAACAGGAAGGCTTCGATCAGGGGCTTTCAAAGGTCCGAAAAATAATAGAAGAATATCCAAACAGCACAAAACTCATTCACAATATGGTGCTGCTGCTGGAGGGGGCCATGATCATGACCGGCATGATCCCTGAAGAAAAGGAAAAATATGATGAGCCCATCAACGCTCTGTATGAGCGGGCCGCTCAGAGCAATGACGAGAGAATCAGCAGCGGGGCAAGGTTCATGCTCGCCTCCAAATACATCGCGAAGGAAAATTTTGAAAAAGCACAGGAAATGCTTGATCTGCTCCCGGAACCGAATGTTTTGGATAAAAGACAGCTTCAGGCGTCTCTTTTGGAAAAAGAAGGAAAAACAGAAGAGGCAGAAAAAATCCATGAACGGCTGTTATACTGGAAGGTAAACGAAATCTGGAATCTCCTGCTGACCCTGTCCGAGCTGGAACAAAAGGCTGGAAGTCATCTGAACGCGGCCAGATTTGCCGATATCTGCAGTCAATGCGCGGAGCTGTTCGAATTCCCGGATTATCACAAGATTATCCCTCTGTTTCTGACCGCCGCATCCGAAAAAGAGGAAAAGAAGAGTATTTCTCTTATAAAATCCCTGCTCGACTCCGCAGAGAAAACCTGGAAATTTTCAGATACCTATTTATACCGGCACTTGTCCGGAAAAGAACAGGCCCCCGATTACAATTCCCTGATCCTGACCCCGCTTTTAAAGCTCCTGGAGACGGATTCCAGATGTGAATTCCTCGGAAAAAATGAAGAGTACCGCGCTCTGCTCTCGCGGTACCAGTCAAAGATCAGCGCAGCTAAGCGTACGCGTTCTCCAAAATCCTGA
- a CDS encoding iron-containing alcohol dehydrogenase produces the protein MLPDYYEFQHSTKMLSGKSALENIPTELVMLGSRRPMVLSDRVLHEIGTLSVVCDALCAEGISIGAVFYDIPADSSSAIVNQIAEIYRGCGCDGLVAVGGGSVLDTAKGVRMLLSQRVEDIMELLGCEIMGRGRHVPFVAVPTTSGTGSESTLVAVIKNAADGMKMEFISYYLQPDVTVLDVRMTETLPARTTASTGLDTLCHAIEACTCLQKNPLSDAYGTAAIRMVGEYLERAVRNGRDREARLGMANAAAMAGAAFSNSMVGVVHAAGHALGSVCHVPHADAMTILLPHCMEYNMDKLSGAYGELLLYLCGPEAYAETDAKERGTAMVQRVRALEGRLHRLCGLPLTLKEAGVDRKDLEAVAKAALNDGAMIVNPKKADKDDVLRILENAYA, from the coding sequence ATGTTACCGGATTATTATGAATTTCAACATAGCACGAAGATGCTCTCGGGAAAGTCGGCCTTGGAAAATATACCGACGGAGCTTGTCATGCTGGGCTCCAGACGCCCTATGGTACTTTCTGACCGAGTACTCCACGAGATCGGCACGCTGTCTGTGGTGTGCGATGCGCTGTGCGCGGAAGGGATATCCATTGGAGCGGTGTTTTACGATATCCCGGCAGATTCATCGTCTGCCATAGTGAATCAGATCGCGGAAATCTACAGAGGCTGCGGATGCGACGGACTTGTGGCGGTAGGAGGCGGGTCGGTGCTGGATACGGCGAAAGGAGTCCGCATGCTCTTGTCGCAGCGGGTTGAAGATATCATGGAACTTCTCGGATGTGAGATTATGGGAAGAGGAAGACATGTTCCCTTTGTTGCCGTGCCGACCACGTCGGGCACCGGATCAGAATCTACCTTGGTGGCAGTGATAAAGAATGCGGCGGATGGAATGAAGATGGAGTTTATCTCTTATTATCTGCAGCCGGACGTAACGGTCCTAGATGTGCGGATGACAGAAACACTTCCGGCCAGGACGACGGCGTCCACCGGTCTGGATACTCTTTGTCACGCCATAGAGGCCTGTACCTGTCTGCAGAAAAATCCGTTAAGCGACGCATATGGGACCGCGGCGATCCGCATGGTCGGAGAATATCTGGAGCGGGCAGTCAGAAACGGAAGAGATAGAGAAGCGAGGCTGGGTATGGCCAACGCCGCCGCCATGGCCGGAGCCGCATTTTCCAACTCTATGGTGGGAGTGGTACACGCGGCCGGCCATGCGCTGGGAAGTGTCTGCCATGTGCCGCATGCAGACGCCATGACAATCCTGCTGCCCCATTGTATGGAGTACAACATGGATAAGCTGTCAGGAGCTTATGGAGAGCTGCTTTTATACCTGTGCGGTCCGGAGGCCTACGCGGAGACAGACGCGAAGGAACGGGGGACGGCCATGGTGCAGAGAGTGCGCGCCCTTGAAGGAAGGCTTCACAGGCTTTGCGGCCTGCCTCTGACTCTCAAAGAAGCCGGGGTGGACAGAAAGGACCTGGAGGCGGTGGCGAAGGCAGCGTTAAACGACGGAGCCATGATCGTCAATCCCAAGAAAGCGGATAAAGACGACGTCCTCAGGATTTTGGAGAACGCGTACGCTTAG
- a CDS encoding energy-coupling factor ABC transporter ATP-binding protein: MGETILEVSHLSYLYGTDQEALKDVSVSMEKGEKIAVIGSNGAGKSTFFLNLNGVLTPHEGTVSYRGRVITKSKKDLNYLRKNVGIVFQDADNQIIASTVFQEVSFGPMNLKLAKEEVTERVREALSYMNITRMRDRAPHYLSGGEKKRVSIADIIAMKPEVIIFDEPTASLDPMNASMLEEVLKKLEQEGRTILISTHDIDFAYRWAERILVFEGGRIIADGKPVEIFQNDEVLARANLRKPTFLEVFETLEQKGLVRGDSYPRDIQSFRALFK, from the coding sequence ATGGGAGAAACGATACTGGAGGTATCACATCTGAGTTATTTATACGGAACTGATCAGGAGGCTCTTAAAGATGTGAGCGTTTCCATGGAAAAGGGAGAGAAGATAGCGGTCATCGGTTCCAACGGGGCTGGAAAATCCACGTTTTTCCTGAATCTGAACGGCGTTTTGACACCCCATGAGGGAACGGTTTCCTATCGGGGCAGGGTGATAACAAAGAGTAAAAAGGATTTGAATTATCTGCGGAAAAATGTGGGCATCGTATTTCAGGATGCGGACAATCAGATTATCGCCTCTACCGTGTTCCAGGAGGTGAGCTTCGGCCCGATGAACCTGAAGCTTGCGAAAGAAGAGGTGACAGAGCGGGTGAGGGAAGCCCTTTCGTATATGAACATAACCAGGATGCGGGACCGGGCGCCCCACTATCTGAGCGGGGGAGAAAAAAAACGGGTCAGCATCGCCGATATCATAGCCATGAAACCGGAGGTGATCATTTTTGATGAACCGACCGCTTCTTTAGATCCGATGAATGCTTCTATGCTGGAGGAAGTCCTCAAAAAGCTGGAGCAGGAGGGCAGGACGATTCTGATTTCCACCCATGATATTGATTTCGCCTACCGATGGGCAGAACGGATTTTGGTATTCGAAGGAGGAAGGATCATAGCCGACGGAAAGCCGGTTGAGATTTTCCAGAATGATGAGGTCCTTGCCCGGGCGAATCTGAGGAAGCCGACCTTTCTGGAGGTGTTTGAGACACTGGAGCAAAAGGGGCTCGTGAGAGGAGACAGTTATCCGCGGGATATCCAGTCGTTTCGCGCGTTATTCAAATAG
- the cbiQ gene encoding cobalt ECF transporter T component CbiQ: MEPQEQDDLLEHGHRHGCGSRNGHSGRIFGHQHGEGHLSIDYYAYSSEMRPWNPSFKIVMSVFFLICVIAMDSMAVSAIVLFTMAALVMFKGKLGVRRYLNLMTLPFIFIALSSAAIAFDFSLAPKGEYCLHLGFFYISATRASLISTAGLVLKAFSAVSCLYMMTLTTPMGEIVGFFRKIHMPKILVELMYMIYRFIFILLDAQRRMSVAARSRLGYCDRKTSWYSFGRIFSNLLIISLKRANAYYDAMESRCYDGDLRFLEDEKPLKPSLTAGAVLFTAILAGVWYFTR; the protein is encoded by the coding sequence TTGGAACCTCAGGAGCAGGATGATTTATTGGAACATGGGCACAGACACGGCTGCGGAAGCCGTAATGGCCATTCTGGAAGGATATTCGGACATCAGCATGGGGAGGGGCATCTTTCCATAGACTACTATGCCTATTCGTCGGAAATGCGTCCGTGGAATCCCTCCTTCAAGATTGTGATGTCCGTATTTTTTTTGATATGTGTGATCGCCATGGATTCCATGGCAGTTTCCGCCATTGTGCTGTTTACCATGGCGGCGCTTGTGATGTTTAAGGGAAAACTAGGCGTACGTCGGTATTTGAACCTGATGACACTTCCGTTTATCTTTATTGCCTTGAGCAGCGCTGCGATTGCTTTTGATTTTTCTTTGGCTCCTAAGGGGGAATATTGTCTCCATCTGGGGTTTTTTTATATTTCCGCGACCAGGGCGAGCCTCATATCTACGGCAGGTCTTGTGCTGAAAGCTTTTTCGGCCGTCAGCTGCCTTTATATGATGACGCTGACCACTCCCATGGGAGAGATCGTCGGATTTTTCCGGAAGATCCATATGCCTAAAATACTGGTGGAGCTTATGTATATGATATACCGGTTTATCTTTATCCTGCTGGATGCCCAGCGCCGGATGAGCGTGGCGGCGAGGTCCAGGCTGGGATATTGTGACAGGAAGACATCCTGGTATTCCTTCGGAAGGATTTTTTCCAACCTGCTGATCATATCTCTGAAAAGGGCGAACGCTTATTATGATGCGATGGAATCCAGATGCTATGACGGAGATCTGCGCTTCCTGGAGGATGAGAAGCCTCTGAAACCGTCTCTGACGGCCGGAGCGGTACTTTTTACGGCCATTTTGGCAGGAGTATGGTATTTTACCCGCTGA
- a CDS encoding M20/M25/M40 family metallo-hydrolase, with product MDGKKRAVPKIIGLLKALIDCDTTRGRKNERQCALQLQAYFDKMGIANRIYEPEPFRASIVAVIPGRSPDALVLYSHLDTENYLDLSRWKFPPGRGVLSEGRIYGRGALDDKGMTAVNAGIMAEVARQARERTLIFAAVCGEEDCEVCGLPWLLNHTKLFSHARLVLSEGGGFPVFAGGVWYYTVQVGERDGIPAERSGCGQDVAVLSYREGRRSDGENNRRHVAEECLVEAHLPEEYRSLLKPHLDRCRKAELLPVVSPGFSDNRHFRRAGVPVLGFFPLDERNSISGIHGYQEYISVDSLELAYQVLHGITKQWLEERSTLGTSGAG from the coding sequence ATGGATGGAAAAAAGAGGGCAGTTCCAAAGATCATCGGGCTTTTGAAAGCCCTGATAGACTGCGATACCACCAGAGGACGGAAAAATGAGCGTCAATGTGCCTTGCAGTTGCAGGCATATTTTGATAAAATGGGCATAGCAAATAGAATTTACGAGCCGGAGCCGTTCCGGGCGAGTATTGTGGCGGTGATTCCAGGGAGAAGCCCGGACGCTCTCGTCCTTTATTCCCATCTGGACACAGAAAACTATTTGGATCTGTCCCGCTGGAAATTTCCTCCCGGCCGAGGGGTTCTGTCAGAGGGCAGGATTTACGGAAGGGGTGCCTTGGACGACAAGGGGATGACGGCGGTAAACGCGGGAATCATGGCGGAAGTGGCAAGACAGGCCAGAGAAAGGACATTGATCTTTGCTGCTGTGTGCGGAGAAGAAGACTGTGAAGTCTGCGGCCTTCCGTGGCTTTTGAATCATACGAAGCTGTTTTCCCATGCCAGGCTGGTCTTGAGCGAAGGCGGAGGTTTTCCGGTCTTTGCAGGAGGTGTCTGGTATTATACCGTGCAGGTAGGAGAACGGGACGGTATCCCGGCTGAAAGGAGCGGCTGCGGACAGGACGTAGCTGTCCTGTCTTATCGGGAGGGCCGGAGGTCCGACGGAGAAAATAACAGGAGGCATGTGGCGGAGGAATGTTTGGTGGAGGCGCACCTTCCGGAAGAATACCGAAGCCTGCTCAAGCCTCATTTGGACCGATGCAGAAAGGCGGAGCTTCTTCCGGTCGTTTCTCCCGGCTTCAGTGACAACCGCCATTTCCGAAGAGCGGGGGTTCCGGTGCTGGGCTTTTTTCCTCTGGATGAGAGAAACAGCATATCCGGGATTCATGGGTATCAGGAATATATTTCCGTGGATTCTCTGGAGCTGGCATACCAGGTCCTTCATGGGATTACAAAGCAGTGGCTGGAAGAGAGGAGTACACTTGGAACCTCAGGAGCAGGATGA
- a CDS encoding heavy metal translocating P-type ATPase has translation MNGKRLQKRVWLFPAAVLVLIVAAVLVDYVFKPRLPVPFSLVPLAAAGGYVIVSAIDAAIALKKVTAGMLVVLALIGCVFVGEYLSGAIVAFMMIFGEFLENLTMEKTRGSVRELLSLVPHTCRKQEGGAWKEVSICEVRPGDLIRVIPGERIPVDGVITSGSASVNEASITGESVPADKTAGDKVFVGSLSENGAIEIRTEKIGSDTVLGKIVSIVHDAQENKGRAQRTADTFAAFFLPAVLLICILVWIITGDIMRVMSVLVIACPCALVLATPTAVIAAVGNAAKRGILIKGGSAVEAMAKVTVICMDKTGTLTEGRPKVTDFTVFDGISREEAAYVLAAAEQSSQHPVGRAVMDYLRTENLMPEELPQGEFEVLFGRGVKTCRKDRTFLVCNGAGLLEAGIFDEKALSYLERKEEAGQTAMIISENGQVLGGISVSDALRESSRDTVRELKNTGCRRIVMLTGDNERTAESICRKAGIEEFHAGLLPQEKLEFLKRLQEEGERVMMIGDGINDAPALAAADLGVAMGAAGTDVAVEASDMALMSDRLELLPAGVALCRRAYRIILENIIVFAFIVNIAGITLSGMGFLNPVAAALIHNASSIFVVLNSSRLLTWRPGKGGGAEYGWKKEGSSKDHRAFESPDRLRYHQRTEK, from the coding sequence ATGAACGGAAAAAGACTGCAGAAACGCGTATGGCTGTTTCCGGCGGCCGTATTGGTCTTGATCGTGGCGGCAGTGCTTGTGGACTATGTTTTTAAACCGCGCCTGCCGGTTCCTTTTTCTCTGGTCCCGCTGGCGGCGGCCGGAGGCTATGTGATTGTATCAGCCATAGATGCGGCTATTGCGCTTAAGAAGGTGACCGCCGGTATGCTGGTGGTTCTGGCACTGATCGGCTGTGTCTTTGTGGGAGAATATCTTTCCGGTGCGATCGTCGCTTTTATGATGATCTTTGGGGAATTTCTGGAAAATCTGACCATGGAGAAAACGAGAGGCTCAGTCCGGGAACTTCTGAGCCTGGTTCCTCATACCTGCCGGAAACAGGAAGGGGGCGCCTGGAAGGAAGTCTCCATATGTGAAGTGCGCCCGGGAGATCTGATACGAGTGATTCCGGGAGAAAGGATTCCTGTCGACGGGGTCATCACATCAGGCAGCGCTTCTGTCAATGAGGCTTCCATTACAGGAGAATCAGTCCCTGCAGATAAGACAGCCGGTGACAAGGTGTTTGTGGGCTCCTTGAGTGAAAACGGAGCCATAGAGATCAGGACAGAAAAGATTGGGAGCGATACCGTACTGGGGAAGATTGTTTCTATTGTCCATGACGCACAGGAAAACAAAGGACGGGCTCAGAGGACGGCAGATACGTTTGCTGCTTTTTTTCTGCCGGCCGTATTGCTCATTTGCATCTTGGTGTGGATCATTACGGGAGATATCATGCGGGTGATGTCGGTACTTGTGATTGCCTGCCCCTGCGCGCTGGTCCTGGCTACTCCCACGGCAGTGATCGCGGCTGTCGGAAATGCGGCAAAGCGGGGCATTCTCATTAAAGGGGGAAGCGCTGTTGAGGCTATGGCAAAGGTCACGGTCATCTGTATGGACAAGACAGGGACCCTGACAGAGGGAAGACCAAAGGTCACGGATTTTACGGTATTTGACGGAATATCCCGGGAAGAGGCGGCGTATGTCCTGGCCGCTGCGGAGCAAAGCTCCCAGCATCCGGTCGGCAGGGCTGTCATGGATTATCTGAGAACGGAGAACCTGATGCCGGAGGAACTTCCCCAGGGAGAATTTGAAGTATTGTTCGGCCGGGGCGTGAAGACGTGCCGGAAAGACCGGACTTTTCTGGTGTGCAATGGAGCAGGACTCCTGGAAGCAGGAATCTTTGACGAAAAGGCGCTGTCCTATCTGGAAAGAAAGGAGGAGGCCGGTCAGACGGCGATGATAATTTCCGAAAACGGCCAGGTCCTCGGCGGCATCTCGGTGTCAGACGCGCTGCGGGAAAGCAGCCGGGACACGGTCAGGGAATTGAAAAATACCGGGTGCAGACGGATTGTGATGCTCACTGGGGACAATGAAAGAACAGCAGAATCCATTTGCCGGAAAGCGGGGATCGAAGAATTCCATGCCGGACTTTTGCCCCAAGAGAAACTGGAATTTCTGAAGCGGCTTCAAGAAGAGGGCGAACGGGTGATGATGATCGGAGACGGCATCAATGACGCGCCGGCCCTTGCGGCGGCGGATTTGGGAGTGGCCATGGGGGCGGCAGGCACTGATGTGGCGGTGGAAGCTTCTGATATGGCGCTGATGTCAGACCGCCTGGAGCTTCTGCCGGCCGGTGTGGCGCTCTGCCGCCGCGCCTACCGGATCATTTTGGAAAATATCATTGTTTTTGCTTTTATCGTCAACATTGCAGGAATCACTCTTTCCGGCATGGGGTTTTTGAATCCAGTGGCGGCCGCCCTGATCCACAACGCTTCTTCAATCTTTGTCGTCTTGAATTCTTCCAGGCTCCTGACCTGGAGACCCGGAAAAGGAGGCGGGGCAGAGTATGGATGGAAAAAAGAGGGCAGTTCCAAAGATCATCGGGCTTTTGAAAGCCCTGATAGACTGCGATACCACCAGAGGACGGAAAAATGA
- the rplT gene encoding 50S ribosomal protein L20, translating into MARVKGGLGAKKRHNRVLKLAKGYRGARSKQYRIAKQSVMRALTSSYAGRKQRKRQFRQLWIARINAAARMNGLSYSRFMYGLKEAGVEMNRKILADMAVNDAAGFTKLAEVAKGKLA; encoded by the coding sequence ATGGCAAGAGTGAAAGGCGGTTTAGGCGCTAAAAAGAGGCACAATAGAGTTCTGAAGCTGGCAAAAGGCTATAGAGGAGCACGTTCCAAGCAGTACCGGATAGCAAAACAGTCCGTTATGAGGGCCCTGACAAGCTCTTATGCAGGCAGAAAGCAGAGAAAGAGGCAGTTCAGACAGCTCTGGATCGCACGTATCAATGCGGCTGCCAGGATGAACGGCCTGTCTTACAGCCGTTTTATGTATGGGCTGAAGGAAGCCGGCGTTGAGATGAACAGGAAGATCCTGGCTGATATGGCTGTTAATGATGCGGCAGGCTTCACAAAGCTGGCAGAGGTTGCAAAGGGAAAGCTCGCTTAA
- the rpmI gene encoding 50S ribosomal protein L35, with protein MPKVKTSRAAAKRFKKTGTGKLKRMKAYKSHILTKKSQKRKRNLRKSAVTVPANAKVMKKILPY; from the coding sequence ATGCCTAAAGTAAAAACCAGCAGAGCAGCAGCAAAGCGTTTTAAAAAGACCGGTACCGGTAAATTAAAGAGAATGAAGGCGTATAAGAGCCATATCTTGACCAAAAAGTCTCAGAAGAGAAAAAGAAATCTTAGAAAATCGGCCGTTACAGTTCCTGCGAACGCAAAGGTCATGAAGAAGATTTTACCGTACTGA
- the infC gene encoding translation initiation factor IF-3: MVNEQIRDKEVRLVGENGEQLGIVSSKEAQRMAREAELDLVKIAPMAKPPVCKIIDYGKYRYELARKEKEAKKKQKVVEVKEVRLSPNIEENDLNTKVSAARKFIEKGNKVKVTLRFRGREMSHMNNSRHILEDFAEQLSDIAVVDKPSKVEGRSLVMFLSEKR, translated from the coding sequence ATGGTGAATGAACAGATTAGAGACAAAGAAGTCCGTCTGGTTGGTGAGAACGGCGAACAGCTTGGTATCGTATCATCCAAGGAAGCGCAGAGGATGGCACGGGAAGCGGAGCTTGACCTGGTGAAGATCGCTCCGATGGCGAAACCGCCGGTATGCAAGATCATTGATTACGGCAAGTACCGCTATGAATTGGCCAGGAAAGAGAAAGAGGCCAAGAAAAAGCAGAAGGTCGTCGAAGTCAAAGAAGTGCGTTTGTCTCCTAATATTGAAGAAAATGACTTGAATACAAAAGTTTCAGCCGCCAGGAAGTTCATTGAGAAGGGTAATAAGGTAAAAGTCACCCTGCGGTTCCGCGGCAGGGAAATGAGCCATATGAATAACTCCAGACACATCCTGGAAGATTTTGCAGAGCAGCTTTCTGATATCGCAGTGGTAGATAAGCCGTCTAAGGTAGAGGGCAGAAGCCTTGTGATGTTTTTGTCGGAGAAGCGTTAG
- a CDS encoding amino acid ABC transporter ATP-binding protein has product MSLLEMSHIKKRFDDLEVLTDISLTVDEGNVLGIIGPSGSGKSTLLRCAVMLEKVDSGEITYLGEKAVWDGQNGRAIYAPKKKLREISRNYGLVFQNFHLFPHYSVLKNVMDAPVHVLGQSKEEAVQSAMELLKKMGLEEKAGAYPFQLSGGQQQRVSIARALAMNPKVLFFDEPTSALDPELTGEILSVIRSLAAEKMTMVIVTHEMSFARDVADHIIFMDGGVIVEQGAPEQVINSPKNQRTMDFLSRFQN; this is encoded by the coding sequence ATGAGCCTGTTGGAAATGAGCCATATCAAAAAACGGTTTGATGATCTGGAAGTGCTTACAGATATTTCCCTCACTGTGGATGAAGGAAATGTCCTGGGAATCATCGGGCCTTCCGGTTCGGGAAAATCCACACTTCTGCGCTGCGCCGTCATGCTGGAAAAGGTGGACTCCGGAGAAATTACATATTTGGGTGAGAAAGCCGTATGGGACGGGCAGAACGGCCGGGCAATATACGCGCCTAAGAAAAAGCTCAGAGAGATCAGCAGGAATTATGGACTGGTATTTCAGAACTTCCATTTGTTCCCCCATTATTCTGTCCTTAAAAATGTAATGGATGCGCCGGTGCATGTGCTGGGGCAGTCTAAGGAGGAGGCCGTGCAGTCGGCGATGGAGCTTCTGAAAAAAATGGGACTGGAAGAAAAGGCGGGTGCTTATCCGTTTCAGCTGTCCGGCGGACAGCAGCAACGGGTCTCTATTGCGAGAGCGCTGGCCATGAATCCGAAGGTGCTTTTCTTTGATGAGCCCACATCCGCTTTGGATCCGGAGCTTACCGGTGAAATTCTTTCTGTTATCCGGAGCCTGGCGGCGGAGAAGATGACCATGGTGATCGTGACCCACGAGATGAGCTTTGCGCGGGATGTGGCCGACCATATCATTTTTATGGACGGCGGTGTGATCGTGGAGCAGGGAGCGCCGGAACAGGTGATCAACAGTCCGAAAAACCAGAGGACCATGGATTTCCTGTCGAGATTCCAGAACTGA
- a CDS encoding amino acid ABC transporter permease — translation MKSFSLLISQLGVGMAATIKIFFLTLVFSLPLGLLLSFGRMSKNFFVRNLSKLYISIMRGTPLMLQLVVVYFGPYFLFNMQISSAYRFPAVVIAFVLNYAAYFAEIYRSGIESMPAGQYEAAKLLGYSRAQTFLKIILPQVIKRILPPVTNEAITLVKDTSLSFAISYVEMFTAAKALATSWTSMVPYLGAGVFYYIFNLLIAGIMGFTEKKLNYYR, via the coding sequence ATGAAAAGCTTCAGTCTTCTGATTTCCCAACTGGGAGTAGGCATGGCCGCGACCATAAAGATTTTCTTTCTGACGCTGGTTTTTTCTCTGCCTTTGGGACTTTTACTGTCCTTCGGGCGGATGTCTAAGAACTTCTTTGTCCGGAATCTGTCAAAATTGTATATATCCATTATGCGGGGCACGCCGCTGATGCTTCAGCTGGTCGTGGTGTATTTCGGACCGTATTTTCTTTTCAATATGCAGATTTCCTCTGCTTACCGTTTCCCGGCGGTTGTCATTGCCTTCGTGCTGAACTATGCGGCTTATTTTGCAGAGATCTACCGGAGCGGCATTGAATCCATGCCGGCGGGACAGTATGAGGCGGCGAAGCTTTTGGGGTATTCTAGGGCACAGACATTCTTAAAGATCATCCTGCCGCAGGTCATCAAGCGGATTCTGCCGCCGGTGACCAATGAGGCTATCACGCTGGTAAAAGATACTTCTCTTTCCTTCGCGATCAGCTACGTGGAGATGTTCACCGCGGCGAAAGCGCTCGCCACGTCCTGGACCTCTATGGTGCCTTATCTGGGCGCAGGCGTCTTCTATTATATTTTCAACCTGCTGATAGCAGGGATCATGGGCTTCACCGAGAAAAAACTTAATTACTACAGATAG